A region from the Hypericibacter adhaerens genome encodes:
- a CDS encoding LysR substrate-binding domain-containing protein — MNHAQLRAFHAVASEGSFTRAAEALHVTQPTLSGQVKALEERYGVKLFDRRGRRVHPTELGRSLLDLTRRLFSLEAEAEQILGAAKGLKRGHLRLAADAPFHVIGALSAFAKRYPGIRLSLTIGNSEEILEALVEHRADVAVLANIPENPRVHAVPFRRDRLIAFVEQNHPWAGRESLTLKELAGRRLVLREIGSTTRRLFETAMAARGLTLGEVLEVNSREAVRETVAAGLGIGVVSESEFGSDRRLVPLPIEAEELAMTEYVACLSERRDLSLVRAFLDILERQVGRG; from the coding sequence ATGAATCACGCTCAGCTCCGCGCCTTCCATGCCGTCGCCAGCGAGGGTAGCTTCACCCGGGCGGCCGAGGCGCTCCATGTGACCCAGCCCACCCTGTCGGGACAGGTGAAGGCGCTCGAGGAGCGCTATGGCGTGAAGCTGTTCGACCGCCGCGGGCGGCGGGTCCATCCGACCGAGTTGGGCCGCTCCCTGCTCGACCTGACGCGCCGGCTCTTCAGCCTCGAGGCGGAAGCGGAGCAGATCCTGGGGGCCGCCAAGGGCCTCAAGCGCGGCCATCTGCGCCTCGCCGCCGATGCCCCCTTCCATGTGATCGGCGCCCTCTCCGCCTTCGCCAAGCGCTATCCGGGCATCCGGCTGTCCCTCACCATCGGCAACTCGGAGGAGATCCTGGAGGCGCTGGTCGAGCACCGGGCCGATGTGGCGGTGCTGGCGAACATCCCCGAGAATCCGCGGGTCCATGCCGTCCCCTTCCGGCGGGACCGGCTGATCGCCTTCGTCGAGCAGAACCACCCCTGGGCAGGCCGCGAGAGCCTGACGCTCAAGGAGCTCGCCGGCCGCCGCCTCGTGCTGCGCGAGATCGGCTCCACCACCCGGCGCCTGTTCGAGACCGCCATGGCGGCGCGCGGCCTGACGCTGGGCGAGGTGCTGGAGGTCAATTCGCGCGAGGCCGTGCGCGAGACGGTCGCCGCGGGCCTCGGCATCGGGGTCGTGTCGGAAAGCGAGTTCGGCAGCGACCGCCGCCTGGTGCCGCTACCGATCGAGGCCGAGGAACTGGCGATGACGGAATATGTCGCCTGCCTTTCGGAGCGGCGCGACCTCAGCCTGGTGCGGGCGTTCCTGGATATCCTCGAACGGCAGGTGGGGAGGGGCTGA
- a CDS encoding adenylate/guanylate cyclase domain-containing protein — translation MTLGLLAMLYAPLTQEGQLQRWDIDFTLPLAEFIAPPRPAPPIAVVVIDEKTYRHAPFLQTPQVAWTPFIAEVLQAIDAAGAKVVGMDLIYPTTLDRPGLVPGYDRPFLNALHHLGQSGRLILGYGQAANGPISPFPGQIIAAGGNANLRSINLLPDRDGVVRRYLASVPTDTGQAVTSFAAELVRRFGATPPDKDFLVDFSRNPASLPIYSLTDLLGCSRAGNADAFRQKFEGRIVLVGSALDVEDRHQTSRRFSFKDAAASAESACPESGPQDFAALMKGRSIPGVFVHSAAVETMLAGTALQIIPAWLDAVLIGGTIVLMTLVFLRQSPLQGAAFAAVALPALYAVSVLSMSRGLLLPFAEAGLAIAAAYVVTYAYRFVREQEIRDRITLHFGRYLSPVIVERLTDRRRDARLDGEIRAVTIAFFDIKDFTTLSERLQHAPKELLDIANTYLGCVADTIQQHRGYVDKYLGDGLMAIWGAPDSDPDAAAHAVDAALACQRRVEELNESRARSGADTPPLQFRVGINSGAALVGNVGSRDRVNYTALGDMVNLASRLEGVNKMFGTSVIIGEATRRQLPRGYVTRRLGRIAVKGKELRVRAYEVCDRATDDDHRQRLEFRNALAAYYRRRIAEALAAFEELSRTDPAAKAYLKDRSSLTSANLPPGWDGSLHQ, via the coding sequence GTGACGCTGGGGCTTCTGGCGATGCTTTATGCCCCGCTGACGCAAGAGGGTCAGCTGCAACGGTGGGACATCGACTTCACGCTGCCCTTGGCGGAGTTCATCGCTCCGCCACGTCCCGCCCCTCCGATCGCGGTGGTCGTCATCGATGAAAAGACCTATCGGCACGCGCCCTTTCTGCAGACCCCTCAGGTGGCCTGGACGCCCTTTATCGCCGAGGTCCTGCAGGCCATCGATGCGGCGGGCGCCAAAGTCGTCGGGATGGATCTCATTTACCCCACGACACTCGACCGGCCGGGCCTCGTTCCCGGATATGACAGGCCGTTTCTCAATGCCCTGCACCATCTCGGGCAATCGGGAAGATTGATTCTTGGCTACGGGCAAGCGGCCAACGGCCCGATTTCGCCCTTTCCGGGCCAGATCATCGCCGCCGGGGGCAATGCCAACCTCCGCTCGATCAATCTGCTCCCCGACCGCGATGGCGTGGTTCGCCGCTACCTGGCATCGGTCCCGACCGATACCGGGCAGGCCGTGACCTCGTTCGCGGCCGAGCTGGTGCGCCGTTTTGGAGCAACCCCGCCCGATAAGGACTTTCTGGTCGACTTTTCCCGGAACCCCGCATCCCTGCCCATCTATAGCCTGACCGATCTGTTGGGATGCAGCCGCGCCGGCAATGCGGATGCCTTCAGGCAAAAATTCGAGGGCCGCATCGTGCTGGTCGGCAGCGCCCTCGATGTGGAGGATCGCCACCAGACAAGCCGGCGGTTCTCGTTCAAGGACGCGGCGGCATCGGCCGAAAGCGCCTGTCCCGAAAGCGGTCCGCAGGACTTCGCCGCCCTGATGAAGGGGCGATCGATCCCGGGAGTCTTCGTCCATTCGGCAGCCGTGGAGACGATGCTCGCGGGAACCGCACTGCAAATCATCCCCGCCTGGCTCGATGCCGTCCTGATCGGCGGCACGATCGTGCTGATGACGCTCGTCTTCCTGAGGCAATCCCCTCTCCAGGGCGCGGCCTTCGCGGCCGTGGCGCTTCCGGCCCTCTACGCCGTCAGCGTTCTGTCGATGTCGCGAGGCCTGCTCTTGCCGTTTGCCGAGGCCGGCCTGGCCATTGCCGCGGCCTATGTCGTGACCTACGCCTATCGCTTCGTGCGGGAGCAGGAGATCCGGGACCGGATCACCCTGCATTTCGGCCGTTACCTGTCGCCGGTCATCGTGGAAAGGCTGACAGACCGTCGCCGCGACGCCCGGCTGGATGGCGAAATCCGCGCCGTGACCATCGCGTTTTTCGACATCAAGGATTTCACGACCCTGAGCGAGCGGCTTCAGCATGCGCCCAAGGAGCTGCTCGACATCGCGAACACCTATCTCGGATGCGTTGCCGACACCATTCAGCAGCATCGCGGCTATGTGGACAAATACCTGGGCGACGGGCTCATGGCGATCTGGGGGGCTCCGGACAGCGATCCGGATGCCGCGGCGCATGCCGTAGATGCCGCGCTGGCCTGCCAACGGCGCGTCGAGGAATTGAACGAGAGCCGCGCCCGGTCCGGCGCCGATACCCCGCCCTTGCAGTTTCGCGTGGGCATCAACTCCGGTGCGGCCCTCGTCGGCAATGTCGGATCGCGCGATCGCGTGAACTACACGGCCCTGGGCGACATGGTGAACTTGGCCAGCCGCCTGGAGGGGGTGAACAAGATGTTCGGCACGAGCGTCATCATCGGCGAGGCCACGCGGCGGCAGCTGCCGCGCGGCTATGTCACGCGCCGCCTGGGCCGGATTGCCGTCAAGGGCAAGGAGCTTCGTGTCAGGGCCTACGAGGTTTGCGACCGCGCGACCGACGACGATCACCGGCAACGCCTCGAATTCCGGAACGCGCTGGCAGCCTATTACCGAAGGCGCATCGCGGAGGCGTTGGCCGCCTTCGAAGAACTGAGCCGCACCGACCCCGCGGCGAAAGCCTATCTGAAAGACCGCAGCAGCCTGACCTCGGCAAATCTGCCGCCCGGATGGGACGGCAGTCTCCATCAATAG
- a CDS encoding 2-aminoethylphosphonate--pyruvate transaminase has product MSRQDPWLLTPGPLTTSLTVKQAMLHDWGSRDQEFIRINAGMRRRLVELIQGGDRFTTVPMQGSGTFAVEAMLGTFVPRDGKALILVNGAYGKRMTRICAYAGRAYATIEAPEDKPIDPAAVARALASDPAITHVCAVHCETTSGVLNPTAEIGAVVAKAGRRLLIDAMSAFGAIPLLATEVAFDAVAASSNKCIEGVPGLGFVIARIEALKAAKGNAHALTLDLHDQWEVIEKTQQYRFTPPIHCIVAFAQALEEHAAEGGVEGRGARYRNNCKILVEGMRALGFETLLPDRLQAPIIVTFHMPADPRFVFESFYDKLRERGYVIYPGKLTVADSFRIGCIGRLGEAEMKGALEAVRAVMNELGVKSGAPAKLAASA; this is encoded by the coding sequence ATGTCCCGCCAAGACCCCTGGCTCCTGACGCCCGGCCCGCTCACCACCTCGCTCACGGTCAAGCAGGCCATGCTCCATGACTGGGGCTCGCGCGATCAGGAGTTCATCCGGATCAATGCCGGGATGCGCCGGCGCCTGGTCGAGCTGATCCAGGGCGGCGACCGTTTCACCACCGTGCCGATGCAGGGCAGCGGCACCTTCGCCGTCGAGGCGATGCTCGGGACCTTCGTTCCGCGCGACGGCAAGGCCCTCATCCTCGTCAACGGCGCCTATGGCAAGCGCATGACGCGGATCTGCGCCTATGCCGGCCGCGCCTATGCCACGATCGAGGCGCCCGAGGACAAGCCGATCGATCCCGCCGCCGTCGCCAGGGCGCTCGCTTCCGATCCCGCCATCACCCATGTCTGCGCCGTCCATTGCGAGACGACCTCGGGCGTGCTGAACCCGACCGCCGAGATCGGCGCCGTGGTGGCCAAGGCCGGCCGCCGGCTGCTGATCGACGCCATGAGCGCCTTCGGCGCGATCCCGCTGCTCGCGACCGAGGTCGCCTTCGACGCGGTCGCCGCCTCCTCGAACAAATGCATCGAGGGCGTGCCGGGGCTGGGCTTCGTCATCGCCCGCATCGAGGCGCTCAAGGCCGCGAAGGGCAACGCCCATGCGCTGACGCTCGATCTCCATGACCAGTGGGAGGTGATCGAGAAGACCCAGCAATACCGCTTCACCCCGCCGATCCATTGCATCGTCGCCTTCGCCCAGGCGCTTGAGGAGCATGCGGCCGAAGGTGGCGTCGAAGGCCGTGGCGCGCGCTATCGCAACAACTGCAAGATCCTGGTCGAGGGCATGCGCGCCCTGGGCTTCGAGACGCTGCTGCCCGACCGGCTCCAGGCGCCGATCATCGTCACTTTCCACATGCCGGCCGATCCGCGCTTCGTGTTCGAGAGCTTCTACGACAAGCTCCGCGAGCGCGGCTACGTGATCTATCCGGGCAAGCTCACCGTCGCCGACAGCTTCCGCATCGGCTGCATCGGACGGCTGGGCGAAGCCGAGATGAAGGGCGCGCTCGAGGCCGTCCGCGCCGTCATGAACGAGCTGGGCGTCAAGAGCGGCGCGCCGGCCAAGCTGGCCGCGAGCGCCTGA